The following coding sequences are from one Paraburkholderia caballeronis window:
- the treS gene encoding maltose alpha-D-glucosyltransferase, with the protein MKRDDATRDKFAPAAHPAQAAHAANEAAAREAREHHDAKAARRGKPSALIDDPLWYKDAIIYQVHVKSFFDSNNDGVGDFPGLLAKLDYIAGLGVTAIWLLPFYPSPRRDDGYDIADYRNVHPDYGQLADVRRFIQEAHARGIRVITELVINHTSDQHPWFQRARRAKPGSNHRNYYVWSDTDTKYAGTRIIFIDTEPSNWTHDPVAGAYYWHRFYSHQPDLNFDNPAVMREVLQVMRFWLDMGIDGLRLDAVPYLVEREGTNNENLPETHAILKQIRATIDAHYPNRMLLAEANQWPEDVQEYFGREDECQMAFNFPLMPRIYMAIASEDRFPIIDIMKQTPDLPPSCQWAIFLRNHDELTLEMVTDSERDYLWNTYASDRRARLNLGIRRRLAPLMERDRRRIELINSLLLSMPGTPVIYYGDELGMGDNIHLGDRDGVRTPMQWSSDRNGGFSRADPEQLVLPPLMGSLYGYDAINVEAQSRDPHSLLNWTRRMLATRRSKQAFGRGTIRFLRPENRKVLAYLREMPGENPILCVANLSRGPQAVELDLSEFAGHSPVEMTADSVFPAIGQLPYLLTFPPYGFLWFLLCSGGQRPTWGQPASEQLPEFVTVVIREGQTGATPENVRLLESEVLPSWLSRRRWFASKDRPLKRVRLAALTTIPGAGFAFTEIEAELDDGATERYVLPIAITWGTDTTTPLHIQLALARVRRGRTIGHLTDAFSLPLFAYGVLGKLRERAAVPTVQQSTIHFDPTPLFAELDLGDAPEIRWLAAEQSNSSLIVADTLVLKLVRRLMGGVHPEAEMSRYLTQLGYPNTAPLYGEVVRVDPAGVPHTLAILQGYIDNQGNAWDWALDYLRRTVDELALAVDGGTDSPPDPAIEEEAVHGYCSIVGTIGRRLGELHAALASPTDDPAFAPEPASPEHVRAWVADAKMMLVEALDLLQQHVTSGAHTLDDDALELARSLLTRRDALLAAMDERVPDHAAATRIRIHGDFHLGQVLLAQGDAYLIDFEGEPARPLDYRRAKTCTLRDVAGLLRSLSYAGAAAQSTTENAPQQTADRKRTLFERFRGYAVEAFLTQYRAAVASTPQPLVGAKHEQALLDLFLIEKAAYEIRYEAANRPTWLALPVRGLAAIASRVLGTTTGLPPHDTHAGGDHG; encoded by the coding sequence ATGAAACGCGACGACGCCACGCGGGACAAATTCGCGCCAGCGGCGCACCCGGCCCAGGCGGCCCATGCGGCGAACGAAGCCGCCGCGCGCGAGGCGCGCGAACATCACGACGCGAAGGCCGCGCGGCGCGGCAAGCCGTCCGCGCTGATCGACGACCCGCTCTGGTACAAGGACGCGATCATCTACCAGGTGCACGTGAAGTCGTTCTTCGACTCGAACAACGACGGCGTCGGCGACTTCCCCGGCCTGCTCGCGAAGCTCGACTACATCGCGGGCCTCGGCGTCACCGCGATCTGGCTGCTGCCGTTCTATCCGTCGCCGCGCCGCGACGACGGCTACGACATCGCGGACTATCGCAACGTGCATCCGGACTACGGACAGCTCGCGGACGTGCGGCGCTTCATCCAGGAAGCGCATGCGCGCGGCATCCGCGTCATTACCGAGCTGGTCATCAACCACACGTCGGACCAGCATCCGTGGTTCCAGCGCGCGCGCCGCGCGAAACCCGGCTCGAATCATCGCAACTATTACGTGTGGTCCGATACCGATACGAAGTATGCCGGCACGCGGATCATCTTCATCGACACCGAGCCGTCGAACTGGACCCACGACCCGGTCGCGGGCGCGTACTACTGGCATCGCTTCTACTCGCACCAGCCCGACCTGAACTTCGACAACCCGGCGGTGATGCGCGAGGTGTTGCAGGTGATGCGCTTCTGGCTCGACATGGGGATCGACGGGCTGCGGCTCGACGCGGTGCCGTACCTCGTCGAGCGCGAAGGCACGAACAACGAGAACCTGCCGGAAACACACGCGATCCTGAAACAGATCCGCGCGACGATCGACGCGCACTACCCGAACCGGATGCTGCTCGCGGAAGCGAACCAGTGGCCGGAGGACGTGCAGGAATATTTCGGCCGCGAGGACGAATGCCAGATGGCGTTCAACTTCCCGCTGATGCCGCGCATCTACATGGCGATCGCGAGCGAGGACCGCTTCCCGATCATCGACATCATGAAGCAGACGCCGGATCTGCCGCCCAGTTGCCAGTGGGCGATCTTCCTGCGCAACCACGACGAACTGACGCTCGAAATGGTCACCGACTCCGAGCGCGATTATCTGTGGAACACCTATGCGAGCGACCGGCGCGCGCGCCTGAACCTCGGCATCCGCCGCCGCCTCGCGCCGCTGATGGAGCGCGACCGCCGCCGCATCGAACTGATCAACTCGCTGCTGCTGTCGATGCCCGGCACGCCGGTCATCTATTACGGCGACGAACTCGGGATGGGCGACAACATCCACCTGGGCGACCGCGACGGCGTGCGCACGCCGATGCAATGGTCGTCGGACCGCAACGGCGGCTTCTCGCGCGCGGACCCGGAGCAACTGGTGCTGCCGCCGCTGATGGGCTCGCTGTACGGCTACGACGCGATCAACGTCGAGGCGCAGAGCCGCGACCCGCATTCGCTGCTGAACTGGACCCGGCGGATGCTCGCGACGCGCCGCTCGAAGCAGGCGTTCGGGCGCGGCACGATCCGCTTCCTGCGTCCGGAGAACCGCAAGGTGCTCGCGTATCTGCGCGAGATGCCGGGCGAAAACCCGATCCTGTGCGTCGCGAACCTGTCGCGCGGACCGCAGGCCGTCGAACTCGACCTGTCCGAATTCGCCGGCCACTCGCCGGTCGAGATGACCGCCGATTCGGTGTTCCCGGCGATCGGCCAGTTGCCGTATCTGCTGACGTTCCCGCCGTATGGCTTCCTGTGGTTCCTGCTGTGCTCGGGCGGCCAGCGGCCCACGTGGGGACAGCCGGCGTCCGAGCAGTTGCCGGAATTCGTGACGGTGGTGATCCGCGAAGGCCAGACCGGCGCGACGCCCGAGAACGTGCGGCTGCTCGAATCGGAAGTGCTGCCGTCGTGGCTCAGCCGGCGGCGCTGGTTCGCGTCGAAGGACCGGCCGCTGAAGCGGGTGCGGCTCGCCGCGCTGACGACGATCCCCGGCGCGGGTTTCGCGTTCACCGAGATCGAGGCGGAACTGGACGACGGCGCGACCGAGCGTTACGTGCTGCCGATCGCGATCACGTGGGGCACCGACACGACGACGCCGCTACACATCCAGTTGGCGCTCGCGCGGGTGCGGCGCGGCCGCACGATCGGGCATCTGACCGACGCGTTCTCGCTGCCGCTGTTCGCCTATGGCGTGCTCGGCAAGCTGCGCGAGCGCGCGGCGGTGCCGACCGTGCAGCAGAGCACGATCCACTTCGATCCGACGCCGCTGTTCGCGGAACTCGATCTCGGCGACGCGCCGGAAATTCGCTGGCTCGCGGCCGAGCAGAGCAACAGTTCGCTGATCGTCGCGGACACGCTGGTGCTGAAGCTCGTGCGGCGGCTGATGGGCGGCGTGCATCCGGAGGCGGAGATGAGCCGCTATCTGACGCAGCTCGGGTATCCGAACACCGCGCCGCTGTACGGCGAAGTGGTGCGCGTCGATCCGGCCGGCGTCCCGCATACGCTCGCGATCCTGCAAGGCTACATCGACAACCAGGGCAACGCGTGGGACTGGGCGCTCGATTATCTGCGCCGCACGGTGGACGAACTCGCGCTCGCCGTGGACGGAGGCACCGACTCGCCGCCCGACCCGGCGATCGAAGAGGAAGCGGTGCACGGCTACTGCTCGATCGTCGGCACCATCGGCCGGCGGCTCGGTGAACTGCATGCGGCGCTCGCGTCGCCGACCGACGACCCCGCGTTCGCGCCCGAGCCCGCGAGCCCCGAGCATGTGCGCGCGTGGGTCGCCGATGCGAAGATGATGCTCGTCGAGGCGCTGGACCTGTTGCAGCAGCACGTGACGAGCGGCGCGCACACGCTCGACGACGACGCGCTCGAACTCGCGCGCAGCCTGCTCACGCGCCGCGACGCGCTGCTGGCCGCGATGGACGAGCGCGTGCCCGACCATGCGGCCGCGACCCGCATCCGCATCCACGGCGACTTCCACCTGGGCCAGGTGCTGCTCGCGCAGGGCGACGCGTATCTGATCGACTTCGAAGGCGAGCCCGCGCGGCCGCTCGACTATCGGCGCGCGAAGACCTGCACGCTGCGCGACGTCGCCGGCCTGCTGCGTTCGCTGTCGTATGCGGGCGCGGCCGCCCAATCGACGACCGAGAACGCGCCGCAGCAGACCGCCGACCGCAAGCGCACGCTGTTCGAGCGGTTCCGCGGTTATGCGGTCGAAGCGTTCCTCACGCAGTACCGCGCGGCGGTCGCGAGCACGCCGCAGCCGCTCGTCGGCGCGAAACACGAACAGGCGCTGCTCGACCTGTTCCTGATCGAGAAGGCCGCGTACGAGATCCGCTATGAAGCGGCGAACCGGCCGACGTGGCTCGCGCTGCCGGTGCGCGGCCTCGCGGCGATCGCGAGCCGCGTGCTCGGCACGACCACCGGTCTGCCGCCGCACGACACCCATGCGGGAGGCGACCATGGATAG